One window of the Chitinophaga niabensis genome contains the following:
- a CDS encoding sensor histidine kinase yields MFNLRNIFRNRLVIIGLHLAAWSCLFLFPFFVYRIRVQDHSFYIKEAINTLFLIGLFYLNVYVLIPKFFTLKKIGIYIGCVVLVLVLLAGQQALVEYKFMSYMMSRTPAGFYGVTMPANTLHAAPGPAIAINTGYGGSMAITTAPQNVAFIAADSVPHPHHRYGRMIFRDRMFDSADQPSLVPWRKRLYTNWHNQRPRIVEYRDSFPSAGVASLTAARPFEDGIFLRHFFFPEVLRKSATFALLMLFMSGFIKIALEWFKSEKQKEALKVANLNAELKFLKSQINPHFLFNSLNTIYSLAHRRSPETEHALVKLSTILRYMIYQSNGDKVMLENELRYLQDYIDIQRLRMARNIPVEFKVEGDPSGLEIAPMLLIPFVENAFKHGISYTESAFINISLEIGKNGTLHLIVRNSLFKQRVSEKGGVGLNNVLKRLSLLYTDAHTITVREHGDEFIADLKIALKHDEVFSS; encoded by the coding sequence ATGTTTAATTTAAGAAATATATTCAGGAATCGTCTCGTAATAATAGGTTTGCATCTCGCAGCCTGGTCATGCCTTTTCCTGTTCCCATTCTTTGTATATCGTATCAGGGTGCAGGATCATTCTTTTTACATTAAAGAGGCGATCAATACTTTATTCCTGATAGGATTATTTTATCTGAATGTATACGTGCTGATCCCGAAGTTCTTTACTTTAAAAAAGATCGGGATCTATATCGGTTGTGTGGTACTGGTACTTGTTTTACTGGCAGGGCAGCAGGCCCTGGTGGAATACAAGTTCATGTCGTACATGATGAGCCGGACGCCCGCGGGATTTTATGGTGTAACCATGCCTGCGAATACATTGCATGCTGCGCCGGGCCCTGCGATAGCGATCAATACAGGGTATGGCGGCAGCATGGCAATAACCACCGCACCACAGAATGTAGCTTTTATAGCAGCAGATTCTGTACCACATCCACATCATAGATATGGCAGAATGATCTTCAGGGACAGGATGTTTGATTCAGCAGATCAGCCTTCACTGGTGCCATGGCGAAAACGTTTATACACCAACTGGCATAACCAGCGCCCGAGGATAGTGGAATACAGAGATTCCTTTCCTTCAGCAGGCGTGGCCAGTCTTACAGCTGCGCGGCCTTTTGAAGATGGCATCTTTCTGCGGCATTTCTTTTTCCCGGAGGTGCTAAGGAAGTCCGCTACGTTTGCATTGCTGATGTTATTCATGAGCGGGTTTATAAAGATTGCGCTGGAATGGTTTAAGAGTGAGAAACAAAAGGAGGCCCTGAAAGTGGCGAACCTGAATGCGGAACTAAAGTTCCTGAAGTCGCAGATCAATCCGCATTTTTTGTTTAACAGCCTGAACACTATTTATTCACTGGCACACCGCCGCTCACCGGAAACCGAGCACGCATTGGTGAAACTGTCCACCATATTGCGTTACATGATCTACCAGAGTAATGGCGATAAAGTGATGCTGGAAAATGAGCTGCGGTATTTACAGGATTATATAGATATACAACGCCTCCGGATGGCACGCAATATTCCGGTTGAATTTAAAGTGGAAGGTGATCCTTCCGGCCTTGAAATTGCACCGATGTTACTGATCCCTTTTGTGGAAAATGCTTTCAAACACGGGATCAGTTATACAGAGAGCGCTTTCATCAACATCAGCCTGGAGATAGGAAAGAACGGCACATTACACTTGATAGTGCGCAACAGTTTATTTAAGCAGCGCGTTTCAGAAAAGGGCGGCGTAGGATTGAACAATGTACTCAAACGTTTGAGTTTGTTATATACAGATGCACATACCATAACTGTCAGAGAGCATGGAGATGAATTTATTGCTGACCTTAAAATTGCGCTGAAACATGATGAAGTGTTTAGCTCTTGA
- a CDS encoding Kelch repeat-containing protein, with protein MRNAKHLCWILAGLLAACSKNDDSEDENNGNWVRMGEMSGKPRSEAVSFTIGDTVYIGTGLGNETEGEYKYDFWKYSLGRGWEKAVDFPALAVGRISATAFVVNGVAYVGTGFDGKRYLDDFWSYTPATGQWKECAKLKGTDPSVSLARRDAVSFALNGKGYVVSGYDGGALNDVWEYDPVANSWSPKRSFRGEKRRDAVSFVIGDKAYVVTGTNNSELKTDFYMYDALTDEWTAKRKIDNSNEDEDYDNDYAVIRSNAVVFVAGNKAYLTTGSKPGLSTENWEYDPITDLWAKKRDFEGVAREGAVAFTLGGKGYVLSGRSAGLQLDNMFQFTPNATYNKND; from the coding sequence ATGCGGAATGCAAAACACTTGTGCTGGATACTGGCGGGCCTGCTGGCAGCATGTTCAAAGAATGATGACTCAGAAGATGAGAATAATGGTAACTGGGTAAGGATGGGCGAAATGTCCGGCAAGCCACGTTCAGAAGCGGTGTCCTTTACTATCGGGGATACTGTGTATATCGGAACAGGGTTAGGAAATGAAACAGAAGGAGAGTATAAGTATGATTTCTGGAAATACAGCCTTGGCCGTGGCTGGGAAAAGGCAGTGGACTTTCCTGCACTGGCTGTTGGGCGCATCAGTGCCACGGCATTTGTAGTGAATGGTGTTGCGTATGTAGGTACCGGCTTTGACGGAAAAAGATACCTGGATGATTTTTGGTCTTATACACCAGCTACCGGTCAATGGAAAGAATGTGCCAAACTGAAAGGTACTGATCCTTCAGTGAGCCTCGCCCGCAGGGATGCGGTAAGCTTTGCGCTGAACGGCAAAGGTTATGTGGTTTCAGGATACGATGGCGGTGCATTAAATGATGTATGGGAATATGATCCGGTAGCAAACAGCTGGTCGCCCAAACGCTCCTTCAGAGGAGAAAAACGCAGGGATGCGGTATCATTTGTGATCGGTGATAAAGCTTACGTGGTAACGGGTACTAATAACAGTGAGTTGAAAACAGACTTCTATATGTACGATGCACTTACAGATGAGTGGACGGCCAAACGTAAGATAGACAACTCCAACGAAGATGAGGATTATGATAATGACTATGCAGTGATACGCAGCAATGCCGTTGTGTTTGTAGCGGGTAACAAAGCATACCTGACCACAGGTTCCAAGCCAGGTCTTTCAACAGAGAACTGGGAGTACGATCCCATCACAGACCTGTGGGCCAAGAAACGCGATTTTGAAGGTGTTGCCCGGGAAGGTGCAGTAGCTTTTACACTGGGAGGAAAAGGCTATGTATTGTCCGGCCGTTCAGCTGGACTGCAATTGGATAATATGTTCCAGTTCACACCTAACGCAACGTATAATAAGAACGATTAA
- a CDS encoding DUF4270 family protein: MFRTRFIGVIAVLFFSACEKSGFSYEDVPKDGDLQQTLLDTVSITMRTVQMDSVITSGTGVALIGGYNDPFFGRIDAGTYFRVGLPMDKTVPDRAVYDSIEIIMRPTGYYYGDTTKPQRIMVHQLTQELKLPDDFNAFYAHQSFPVKAATLGDQQLEILPTSGKLVRFRLDDVKGREMFDLLKTKAQEVSSEDLFLEYMKGLAIRGSNNSAALGFQAKDSSLFIRVHYHVTTTEIEKKYFDFFLSRPDLQFNGIKKDRTGTPLAALPRGANGLLTGDTDKQAFLQSLTGTAIRMDFFSLPELVKLGRYGRIMRAQLVIKPVNGTFKDYALPPKITICLADYKNVVAPGDTVPNSNSAIQYGDLVVDKLNPENTNYTYDVTAYCKAVIASDLYSYRGLLLVPTAGDYRTQFNRLIIGDGKNTSYRAQLRIYYLLYQ; the protein is encoded by the coding sequence ATGTTCAGGACGAGATTTATTGGAGTAATAGCGGTGTTGTTCTTTTCCGCCTGTGAAAAGAGCGGCTTCAGTTATGAAGATGTACCTAAAGACGGTGATCTGCAACAGACCTTGCTGGATACTGTGAGCATCACCATGCGTACCGTGCAGATGGATTCTGTTATCACTTCCGGTACCGGCGTTGCGCTGATAGGAGGATATAATGATCCTTTCTTCGGAAGGATAGATGCCGGCACTTATTTCAGGGTTGGATTACCAATGGATAAAACTGTACCGGACCGTGCAGTGTATGATTCCATTGAGATCATTATGAGACCAACGGGATATTATTACGGCGATACCACAAAGCCGCAACGCATCATGGTTCATCAGCTTACACAGGAACTTAAATTGCCGGATGATTTCAATGCTTTTTATGCACATCAGTCCTTCCCTGTAAAAGCTGCAACACTTGGTGATCAGCAACTGGAGATCCTGCCTACTTCCGGTAAACTGGTAAGGTTCCGGCTGGATGATGTGAAGGGCCGTGAGATGTTTGACCTGCTCAAAACAAAAGCACAGGAGGTTTCCTCGGAAGACCTTTTCCTGGAATACATGAAAGGACTGGCCATCAGGGGCAGTAATAATTCTGCCGCATTGGGCTTCCAGGCAAAAGACAGTTCTCTTTTCATTCGTGTGCATTACCATGTTACCACTACAGAAATTGAGAAAAAGTATTTCGACTTCTTCCTGAGCAGACCTGATCTGCAATTCAACGGAATAAAGAAAGACCGCACGGGAACTCCGCTCGCAGCTTTACCACGTGGTGCCAACGGACTTTTAACCGGTGATACGGATAAGCAGGCATTTTTACAAAGCCTTACTGGTACTGCCATCCGCATGGACTTCTTCTCCCTGCCGGAACTGGTGAAACTAGGGCGTTACGGAAGGATCATGCGGGCACAACTGGTCATTAAACCTGTGAATGGCACTTTCAAAGATTATGCACTGCCACCTAAAATAACGATCTGCCTAGCAGATTATAAAAATGTGGTTGCACCGGGAGACACAGTACCCAACAGCAATTCAGCCATCCAATATGGCGACCTGGTGGTAGACAAACTCAATCCTGAAAACACCAATTACACTTATGATGTTACGGCTTACTGCAAGGCAGTAATAGCCAGTGATCTATATTCCTACAGAGGTTTACTGCTGGTACCTACAGCCGGGGATTACCGGACGCAATTCAACCGCCTGATCATAGGTGATGGAAAGAACACCAGCTACCGTGCACAATTGAGGATCTATTATCTGTTATACCAATAA
- a CDS encoding cysteine desulfurase family protein produces the protein MERIYFDNAATTPLDKAVLDTMLPYMTDKFGNPSSIYSYGRESRLGIESARKTVAKILNAHPGEIFFTSGGTESSNTAIHAAINDLGCRHIISSPIEHHATLHTVEHAHAKENIKLSWVKLQPDGHVDMEDLRRLLSESKERCLVSLMHANNEIGNLLDLHAVGNLCKEFDAIFHSDTVQTVGHYPFDLRNTPVHFINGAAHKFHGPKGVGILYINENVKITPFVQGGSQERNMRAGTENLYGIVGFAKALELATANYEEHSNYINSIRQYMADQLEKHIPGVGFNGDLRGRSLYTVLNASFPKSEKSEMLLFNLDINGICASGGSACTSGADAGSHVIRSINNDPNKVAVRFSFSRDNTKEEVDKVVEKLKELI, from the coding sequence TTGGAAAGAATTTATTTCGACAACGCGGCCACCACTCCGCTTGACAAAGCAGTATTGGATACCATGCTGCCCTATATGACCGATAAATTCGGCAACCCTTCGTCTATTTACTCATATGGCCGGGAATCCAGACTGGGCATTGAAAGTGCGCGCAAAACCGTAGCCAAGATCCTGAATGCACATCCGGGAGAGATCTTCTTTACTTCCGGCGGTACCGAAAGCAGCAATACAGCTATTCATGCCGCTATCAACGATCTGGGCTGCAGGCACATCATCAGCTCCCCTATTGAGCACCATGCCACCCTCCATACCGTAGAACATGCACACGCTAAGGAGAATATCAAACTCTCCTGGGTGAAACTGCAGCCGGATGGGCATGTGGATATGGAAGATCTCCGCAGGCTGCTGTCTGAATCAAAAGAAAGATGCCTGGTGAGCCTGATGCATGCGAATAATGAAATAGGCAACCTCCTGGACCTGCATGCGGTAGGTAACCTCTGCAAGGAGTTTGATGCCATCTTTCATTCTGATACCGTGCAAACAGTAGGTCACTATCCTTTCGACCTCCGCAACACGCCGGTACATTTCATTAACGGAGCGGCACATAAATTCCATGGCCCTAAAGGCGTGGGGATCCTCTACATTAATGAAAATGTGAAGATCACACCTTTTGTACAGGGTGGGTCCCAGGAACGTAACATGCGTGCGGGTACTGAAAACCTGTATGGCATCGTAGGATTTGCCAAAGCACTGGAACTGGCAACGGCTAATTACGAAGAGCATAGCAATTACATCAACAGCATCCGCCAGTATATGGCAGATCAACTGGAAAAACATATTCCGGGCGTAGGTTTCAATGGCGATCTGCGTGGCCGTAGTTTATATACTGTGTTAAATGCATCGTTCCCTAAATCTGAGAAGAGTGAAATGCTGCTTTTCAATTTAGATATCAATGGCATCTGCGCATCTGGCGGAAGTGCCTGTACATCCGGAGCGGATGCAGGCTCTCACGTGATCCGTTCCATCAATAACGATCCGAATAAAGTAGCAGTACGTTTCTCTTTCTCCAGGGATAATACAAAAGAAGAAGTGGATAAAGTGGTGGAGAAACTGAAGGAATTAATATAA
- a CDS encoding M56 family metallopeptidase — protein MSELFIYLIKANIALCLFYLAYRLGLRRLTFYTLNRFFLLTGIVFSSLFPLVDVNDFFNRNEKLAQQVVTYVPDLAAWKPAEAEVFTVWTFLAWVFWAGVAVMFLRLVIQLISLFFLHRKTGTVNIQERPVRVMNKAMNPFSFFRHIYINPSLHSPEELQAILQHESIHVKEWHSADVLMGEVNNIFYWFNPGAWLMKTAIKENLEFLTDRKMLRTGVDKKSYQYSLVQVNAAQYAAGIANNFNFSHLKNRIKMMNKQKSSRLHIYRYALLGCLTCGVLLSLNFTKAGTTVMHNVVKEVKGVLIEEPKDTVPVKSVIIEKIKKKNTSSEPVIIRLAENGKDSVVERTVVERDAKADTGIARKMLKVYNTKTVTGFAISRDTTVRLRLGGRDRFSTPPLFILDGEPMKPAPGENALQHVNPNEIESISVLKDQSAAAIYGPAGNHGVIIITTKKKAAQVKEMRAASKPDLNEVVVVGYGTRSPDPEGAQTLKGLVVVADSTRVSKAGGGNTEEVVVTGYATPRTTTGKVEEVVVTGYARPRTTTGKVEEVVVTGYASPRATTGKVEEVVVTGYATPRTTSKVGGGNVEEVVVTGYATPRTTTGKVSGLTLSATKGKNYENDNNGASATVSPNPGTGIFNLAYTLAKEGKGYIEVKDMSGRPVYNKQISGPGSFNEKIDLSRFPAGVYILTLSASGVKITSRLSKT, from the coding sequence ATGTCTGAACTGTTCATATACCTGATCAAAGCTAATATCGCATTGTGCCTGTTCTACCTGGCATACAGGCTGGGACTGCGTAGACTAACGTTCTATACGCTCAACCGCTTTTTCCTTTTAACCGGCATTGTATTTTCATCCCTGTTTCCATTGGTGGATGTAAACGATTTCTTTAACCGCAATGAAAAACTGGCGCAGCAGGTGGTTACTTATGTACCGGATCTTGCAGCATGGAAACCTGCAGAGGCAGAGGTCTTTACAGTATGGACTTTCCTGGCCTGGGTGTTCTGGGCTGGTGTAGCTGTGATGTTCCTGCGTTTAGTGATACAATTGATATCCCTCTTTTTCCTGCACAGGAAAACAGGCACCGTTAATATCCAGGAGCGCCCTGTACGGGTGATGAATAAAGCCATGAACCCATTCTCCTTTTTCCGCCATATATACATTAACCCCAGCCTCCATTCACCGGAGGAATTGCAGGCTATCCTGCAGCATGAATCCATCCACGTAAAAGAGTGGCACTCCGCGGATGTATTGATGGGTGAAGTAAATAATATCTTCTATTGGTTTAATCCCGGCGCATGGCTGATGAAAACGGCTATTAAGGAAAACCTTGAATTCCTGACAGACCGTAAAATGCTGCGCACAGGCGTGGATAAGAAATCTTATCAATACAGCCTGGTGCAGGTGAATGCTGCTCAGTATGCAGCAGGGATTGCCAACAACTTCAATTTTTCTCACTTAAAAAACCGCATTAAAATGATGAATAAACAAAAATCATCCCGCCTGCATATCTACAGATATGCGCTATTGGGTTGCCTCACATGCGGAGTCCTTTTATCCCTAAACTTTACGAAAGCAGGTACCACTGTAATGCATAATGTAGTGAAAGAAGTGAAAGGTGTACTGATCGAAGAGCCGAAGGATACAGTTCCCGTTAAATCAGTGATCATAGAAAAAATAAAGAAGAAAAACACCAGCTCCGAGCCTGTGATCATCAGATTGGCAGAGAACGGGAAAGATTCTGTAGTGGAACGCACAGTAGTAGAAAGAGATGCAAAAGCAGATACCGGAATTGCCAGGAAAATGTTGAAAGTGTACAACACGAAGACGGTAACAGGTTTTGCCATTTCCAGGGATACTACTGTACGCCTGCGTCTTGGCGGAAGGGACCGGTTCTCAACACCTCCTTTATTTATATTGGATGGCGAACCAATGAAACCTGCACCAGGCGAGAACGCGCTGCAGCATGTTAATCCCAATGAGATCGAATCCATTTCTGTATTGAAAGATCAATCTGCTGCTGCCATTTATGGCCCTGCCGGAAATCATGGTGTGATCATTATCACTACCAAGAAAAAAGCAGCCCAGGTGAAAGAGATGAGGGCAGCATCAAAACCAGATCTGAATGAAGTCGTGGTAGTAGGCTATGGCACAAGGAGTCCGGATCCGGAAGGAGCACAAACGCTCAAAGGTCTTGTAGTAGTGGCGGATTCCACGCGGGTGAGCAAAGCGGGTGGAGGAAATACGGAAGAAGTAGTAGTTACCGGGTATGCAACTCCCCGTACCACAACAGGCAAAGTGGAAGAAGTAGTAGTTACCGGGTATGCAAGACCCCGTACCACAACAGGCAAAGTGGAAGAAGTAGTAGTTACCGGGTATGCAAGTCCCCGTGCCACAACAGGCAAAGTGGAAGAAGTAGTAGTGACAGGGTATGCAACTCCCCGTACCACAAGCAAAGTGGGTGGAGGAAATGTGGAAGAAGTAGTGGTTACCGGGTATGCAACTCCCCGTACCACAACAGGTAAAGTCAGCGGGCTCACGCTGAGCGCCACAAAGGGTAAAAATTACGAGAACGATAATAACGGGGCTTCCGCAACGGTATCCCCTAATCCGGGTACTGGCATATTCAACCTGGCGTATACGCTTGCGAAAGAAGGAAAAGGATATATCGAAGTGAAGGATATGAGCGGCAGACCTGTTTACAATAAACAGATATCCGGCCCGGGGAGCTTTAATGAGAAAATAGATCTCAGCCGTTTCCCTGCCGGGGTGTACATCCTTACGCTTTCCGCATCCGGCGTGAAAATAACTTCAAGGCTCTCTAAAACCTGA
- a CDS encoding formylglycine-generating enzyme family protein — MKRNTFYSIITTAVLLSACSTPTTKQEQHKIPEVVEKLNPMVLIPGASYKMGADDDTGMPDEYPLHPVKVDSFWIDEHEVTNAEFKAFVQATGYVTTAEIPISKEEYMQAAGPGAPAPDSAMLLPGSLVFVPTKAAVDLNDVSQWWSFERGASWKHPEGPESNIEGKDQYPVVHISWDDAQAFASWAGKRLPTEAEWELAARGKLTGKPFPWGDEIPQTGKAKANIWNGHFPYENTQTDGFYNIAPVKSFAPNGYQLFDMAGNVWEWTADWYDNSWYTKEKPDAVNPQGPNTPFDAMDPQSPKRVIRGGSFMCSDEYCRGYRVSARMKTTPSSGLSNLGFRCARTFRY, encoded by the coding sequence ATGAAGCGGAATACTTTCTATTCAATTATCACTACAGCTGTTCTACTCTCAGCCTGCAGTACCCCCACTACCAAACAGGAGCAACATAAAATACCGGAAGTAGTGGAAAAGCTCAACCCGATGGTGCTCATTCCCGGCGCGTCTTATAAAATGGGCGCGGATGACGATACGGGCATGCCGGATGAATATCCGCTGCATCCGGTAAAAGTGGATTCTTTCTGGATAGATGAACATGAAGTAACGAATGCGGAGTTTAAAGCCTTTGTACAGGCAACGGGGTATGTGACCACTGCCGAGATCCCCATTTCCAAAGAAGAATACATGCAGGCGGCAGGGCCTGGCGCCCCGGCTCCGGACAGTGCCATGCTGCTTCCCGGCTCGCTGGTGTTTGTACCTACCAAAGCAGCGGTGGACCTCAATGATGTATCCCAGTGGTGGAGCTTTGAACGTGGCGCCAGCTGGAAACATCCTGAAGGGCCGGAAAGTAATATTGAGGGGAAGGACCAATACCCTGTAGTACATATTTCCTGGGACGATGCACAGGCATTTGCCAGCTGGGCCGGCAAACGGTTACCTACAGAAGCAGAATGGGAACTGGCGGCCAGGGGCAAACTGACCGGTAAACCTTTCCCCTGGGGAGATGAAATACCGCAAACCGGGAAAGCCAAAGCCAATATCTGGAACGGACATTTCCCGTATGAGAATACACAAACAGACGGTTTCTATAACATAGCGCCTGTTAAATCCTTTGCACCTAATGGCTACCAGCTGTTTGACATGGCGGGCAACGTATGGGAATGGACGGCAGACTGGTATGATAATTCCTGGTACACGAAAGAGAAACCGGATGCAGTAAACCCCCAGGGACCTAATACTCCTTTTGACGCTATGGACCCCCAATCTCCCAAACGCGTGATCCGCGGCGGTTCTTTTATGTGCAGTGATGAATATTGCAGGGGTTACCGGGTATCAGCCAGGATGAAAACTACGCCCAGTTCAGGATTATCCAACCTTGGTTTTCGTTGTGCAAGAACTTTCCGTTACTAA
- a CDS encoding GH1 family beta-glucosidase, giving the protein MSISRDDFGDDFKWGVVISAFQNEGAHDADGKGLSIWDTFTTRKGKIRDKTDARHACDFYNRYREDILLAKQMGFNVFRFSLAWPRIIPEGTGAVNRAGIDFYHRVIDYCLELGLEPYVTLYHWDLPHALEQKGGWCHRGTVHAFENFATICAQAFGHKVKNWIILNEPFGFTSLGYMLGVHAPGKFGLSYFLPAVHHVALAQAEGARVIRAEVPNARIGTTYSCSHIIPYTQSEQDVRAAARADALFNRLFIEPALGMGYPSDAFPLLKRIERRYALWRDWDKLPFDFDFIGIQNYFPLVVRYNPFMPYVQVSEVKARYRSVPLTSLGWEISGTGMYNILKQFGAYEGVKELMVTESGAAFDDNLLGGNVADENRIAYFKEYLEAVLKAKKEGVPVTGYFAWTLTDNFEWAEGYKARFGLVHVDFATQQRTIKASGHWFRQLLLQPESVGR; this is encoded by the coding sequence ATGTCCATTAGTCGTGATGATTTCGGGGATGATTTCAAATGGGGAGTTGTGATCTCTGCCTTTCAGAATGAAGGAGCGCACGATGCCGATGGTAAAGGACTTTCCATCTGGGATACCTTCACCACCCGTAAAGGAAAGATCAGGGACAAAACGGATGCCCGCCATGCCTGCGATTTCTACAATCGCTACCGGGAGGATATCCTGCTGGCAAAACAAATGGGGTTTAACGTATTCCGGTTCTCGCTTGCCTGGCCGCGCATCATACCAGAGGGCACGGGAGCTGTGAACCGGGCGGGCATTGACTTCTACCACCGGGTAATAGACTATTGCCTGGAGCTGGGTTTGGAACCTTATGTAACCCTTTATCACTGGGACCTTCCGCACGCCTTGGAACAAAAGGGGGGATGGTGCCACCGAGGTACGGTACATGCTTTTGAAAACTTTGCTACCATCTGCGCACAGGCATTTGGCCATAAAGTGAAGAACTGGATCATCCTCAACGAACCCTTTGGCTTTACGTCCCTGGGTTATATGCTGGGTGTACATGCACCCGGAAAATTCGGCCTTTCCTATTTTCTGCCCGCTGTACATCATGTGGCACTTGCCCAGGCAGAAGGAGCAAGGGTGATCAGAGCGGAAGTACCGAATGCCAGGATAGGCACCACTTATTCCTGCTCTCATATCATTCCCTATACACAGAGTGAACAGGATGTACGTGCTGCTGCAAGAGCAGATGCATTGTTTAATCGCCTTTTTATAGAACCCGCCCTGGGTATGGGTTATCCTTCTGATGCTTTCCCGCTGCTTAAAAGGATTGAACGCCGTTACGCCCTCTGGCGTGATTGGGATAAACTGCCTTTTGATTTTGACTTTATAGGTATTCAGAACTACTTTCCTTTAGTAGTACGCTATAATCCCTTTATGCCCTATGTGCAGGTATCTGAAGTGAAAGCCCGCTACCGCAGTGTGCCACTCACTTCCCTGGGTTGGGAGATCAGCGGAACAGGCATGTACAATATTCTGAAACAGTTTGGTGCTTACGAAGGTGTAAAGGAACTCATGGTTACGGAAAGTGGTGCCGCTTTTGATGATAACCTGCTGGGGGGCAATGTGGCAGATGAAAACCGCATCGCTTACTTTAAAGAATACCTGGAGGCGGTGTTGAAAGCAAAAAAAGAAGGGGTGCCCGTAACGGGTTATTTCGCCTGGACCTTAACAGATAATTTTGAATGGGCTGAAGGATACAAAGCAAGGTTTGGCCTTGTGCATGTAGATTTTGCTACCCAGCAAAGAACAATAAAAGCTTCCGGCCACTGGTTCCGGCAATTGCTGCTGCAACCTGAAAGTGTCGGCAGATAA
- a CDS encoding LytR/AlgR family response regulator transcription factor, giving the protein MMKCLALDDEPLALEIIADFAAKAPFPMQVKTFENAALALRYMQEEHVDLIFLDIKMPDITGIQFLKALKHPPMVIFTTAYQEYAVDGFNMDVVDYLLKPIPFERFIKAVTKAQEYLSNSSPKSMDNDYIFVKTEYKIIKINLEDILYIEALKDYIKIYTPNQPVLTLKSLKAFESRLPKDKFIRVHRSYLVAMNKINSVERNTVMIANQPIPISEGYRDKFYDVITKYS; this is encoded by the coding sequence ATGATGAAGTGTTTAGCTCTTGATGATGAGCCATTGGCTCTGGAGATCATCGCAGATTTTGCCGCTAAGGCGCCGTTTCCCATGCAGGTAAAAACATTCGAAAACGCCGCACTGGCCCTTCGTTACATGCAGGAGGAACATGTAGACCTGATCTTCCTTGATATCAAAATGCCTGATATCACAGGCATACAATTCCTGAAAGCATTGAAGCATCCTCCCATGGTGATCTTCACTACCGCTTACCAGGAGTATGCCGTGGATGGATTCAACATGGATGTGGTGGATTATCTCCTGAAGCCCATTCCCTTTGAGCGGTTCATCAAAGCCGTTACCAAAGCGCAGGAATACCTGTCTAATTCCAGCCCTAAGAGCATGGATAATGATTACATCTTCGTGAAAACAGAATACAAGATCATTAAGATCAATCTCGAAGACATTCTTTACATCGAAGCACTGAAAGACTATATAAAGATTTATACTCCCAATCAACCGGTACTGACACTGAAAAGCCTGAAAGCTTTTGAAAGCAGGTTACCTAAAGACAAATTTATCCGCGTGCACCGCTCCTACCTGGTGGCCATGAATAAGATCAATTCAGTAGAACGGAATACCGTGATGATCGCCAACCAGCCGATACCCATCAGCGAAGGGTACAGGGATAAGTTCTATGATGTGATCACGAAATATTCTTAG